GAGAATAAATATATTTATGGTCGTAGCCTTTGGGTAGGGTGCCCAGCGACCAGCCGAAACGCTTACCACAGGAATCATCTTTCCCAGATGGGCAAAAACAGTCACGTCCCCAATCGCGAAATGATTCCGCAATCATCTTGAGCTTGCCGCTCTTCATGTAAACGGCGCCACCTTCGCCCATGGTGAGGTGATGTGGTGGATAAAAACTACTTGTGGCAATATCACCAAAAGTTCCTGTTTGTTGTCCCGCATATTCACTGCCGAGGGCATCACAATTATCTTCAATAAGCCATAAATTGTGTTTATCACAAAAAGCTTTTACTCGAGCTAAATCAAAAGGATTACCTAGTGTATGGGCAATCATCACCGCTTTTGTTTTATCACTTACGGCTAACTCAAGCTGCGAGCAATCAATATTATAAGTTCCAAGTTCCACATCAACAAAAACGGGAACGGCGCCAAATTGTAATAATGGCGATACCGTAGTTGGAAAGCCGGCGGCAACTGTAATGACTTCATCACCACGTTTGATTGCTCTTTCCTTTAACTTATGGGAAGTCAAAGTCATAAAGGCCACGAGATTGGCGGATGAACCCGAATTGACCAAGAGGCAGTGCTTAACTCCCATCTTAGCCGCAAATTCCAATTCAAATTGCTTACAAAAGCGACCCGAA
The sequence above is a segment of the Lentisphaera araneosa HTCC2155 genome. Coding sequences within it:
- the rfbH gene encoding lipopolysaccharide biosynthesis protein RfbH — encoded protein: MNEAEKLKNEILEKTKEYYSLVHDKSDQDFIPGESRINYGGRFFDENELVNLVDSSLEFWLTSGRFCKQFELEFAAKMGVKHCLLVNSGSSANLVAFMTLTSHKLKERAIKRGDEVITVAAGFPTTVSPLLQFGAVPVFVDVELGTYNIDCSQLELAVSDKTKAVMIAHTLGNPFDLARVKAFCDKHNLWLIEDNCDALGSEYAGQQTGTFGDIATSSFYPPHHLTMGEGGAVYMKSGKLKMIAESFRDWGRDCFCPSGKDDSCGKRFGWSLGTLPKGYDHKYIYSHFGYNLKVTDMQAAIGVEQLKKLDQVTEARRRNFQGLHDGLKDLDEFLILPQATENSDPSWFGFPITVKDSSPLSRAQIVGELEKNNIQTRMLFAGNITRHPCFDDIRGDDSVYRVVGDLQNTDKIMNDTFWLGVYPGMTQEMIEFMISTTSRVYK